From one Triticum urartu cultivar G1812 chromosome 3, Tu2.1, whole genome shotgun sequence genomic stretch:
- the LOC125542368 gene encoding beta-glucuronosyltransferase GlcAT14A-like has protein sequence MGAADKWLLPLVSVSFVSLMLFLSALSGYSASSALFARLPPPSYVRRGAAAPPSFAYLLSGGRGDGRRLLRLLLAVYHPRNQYLLHLSADAPESERLELAAAVARAAPAITAFGNVDVVGRPAAGTPMGSSGLAATLRAAAALLRLDAEWDWFVTLSAADYPLLTQDDLVHVFSSVPRHLNFIDHTSDIGWKESQRVQPVIVDAGIYLAGRNQFFQSTEKRATPDGFKFFTGSPWVILNRRFIEYCIFGWENLPRTLLMYFTNVMLPLEGYFHSVACNSDFRNFTVNNDLRYVAWDDPPQMEPRFLNITHYEEIVESGVPFARKFREKEHLLDRIDEKILQRWRHRPVPGAWCTGRKRWFSDPCSQWSNVNIVRPGPQAEKFRRYMDRILEESKSSNSSCAQ, from the exons ATGGGGGCAGCGGACAAGTGGCTGCTGCCGCTGGTGTCCGTCTCCTTCGTCTCGCTCATGCTCTTCCTCTCCGCGCTCTCGGGCTACTCGGCCTCCTCCGCGCTCTTCgcgcgcctcccgccgccctcctacGTGCGCCGCGGGGCCGCCGCGCCCCCCTCCTTCGCGTACCTCCTCTCGGGCGGCCGCGGGGACGGCCGCAGGCTGCTGCGCCTGCTCCTCGCCGTCTACCACCCCCGGAACCAGTACCTGCTCCACCTCTCCGCGGACGCGCCCGAGTCGGAGCGCCTCGAGCTCGCCGCGGCCGTCGCGCGGGCCGCCCCCGCAATCACAGCCTTCGGGAACGTCGACGTCGTCGGCCGCCCCGCCGCGGGCACCCCCATGGGCTCCTCCGGCCTCGCCGCCAcgctccgcgccgccgccgccctgctcCGGCTCGACGCCGAGTGGGACTGGTTCGTCACGCTCAGCGCCGCCGATTACCCCCTCCTCACCCAGGACG ACCTGGTTCATGTCTTCTCGTCTGTGCCAAGGCACCTCAACTTCATCGATCACACTAGTGATATTGGATGGAAAGA GTCTCAGAGAGTGCAACCAGTCATAGTAGATGCTGGGATATACCTGGCTGGCAGGAATCAGTTCTTCCAATCCACAGAGAAACGGGCAACCCCAGAtggtttcaaattcttcacag GTTCTCCTTGGGTCATTCTGAATCGGAGGTTTATAGAGTACTGCATTTTCGGATGGGAGAACCTCCCTCGGACCCTTCTCATGTACTTCACGAACGTGATGTTGCCTCTGGAAGGTTATTTCCACTCAGTCGCATGCAACTCGGACTTCCGTAACTTCACAGTGAACAATGACTTGCGGTACGTGGCATGGGACGACCCACCTCAGATGGAACCCCGGTTTCTAAACATTACACATTATGAGGAGATTGTGGAGAGCGGAGTGCCCTTTGCTAGGAAGTTCCGAGAGAAAGAGCATCTGTTGGACAGGATTGATGAGAAAATACTCCAGCGATGGCGTCACAGACCTGTTCCCGGAGCGTGGTGCACAGGCAGGAAGAGGTGGTTCAGCGATCCATGCTCCCAGTGGAGCAACGTCAACATCGTAAGACCCGGCCCCCAAGCCGAGAAGTTCCGCAGATACATGGACCGGATCCTGGAAGAATCGAAGTCAAGCAACAGCTCATGCGCGCAATAG